acacacacacacacacacacacacacagtgatcatCTAAACCTCAAGAATATCTATCCACTGCCACCGTTCACTCGTGGCCAATCCACTTGCACACATGACATTCCCATGGTCTTAGCAGCACAGAAACCATTGCGTCCCAAGCAGTATCCCTTGAGTCCACAAATACTCCAATAACCGACCGCAAATCCTTCACTATTAATAAATCCCGAACACCACGATCCTCGATATAACATGGATTAATTGGGAACAGTGCCACCTTGGTCCGAGAAGTAATTTTAGCTTGGCActgtttatttccccccccccctaccccctccaAGAAATTCAGTTCCCAAATTTTAAGTTttaattttggggaaaaaaaataagaTTAGAGGGCCCAATCAGCGAAGTCCATACACGAACCCTTAACGCACGTtcacaatatatatttttttcatcgttccgggatgtgggcgtcgctggcaaggccggcatttattgcccatgcccgattgaccctcgagaaggtggtggcgagccccctccttgaaccgctgcagtccgcgcgGTGAATCGGATTGGCCGGAGACTGGCGTCCGTGGGGAGGTCGACAAGAGGAGGCCGAGACGGATCTGCCACtcgggcacttctggctgaagatggttgtgaacgGTTTTGTCTTTTACACTCGTGCGCTGGGCTCCGCCGCCATTGAGGAAGGGGATGTTCATtgcgtctcctccccctccccccgttagTTATATTCCCATGTGCACTACGTTTATGCCGGCTTTCTGAGGGTAACTCGCAGTTTTCAGCGGTGGTTTGATCAAAGAATGaccgtgttatgtatttaaccccttgtgaccggcatcacacctgtccaccagagggcctacctgttgggagtcccaagcgatcccagcatcccttgggactgcaacaggtaggccctctggtgggcaggtgtgatgcaggttacaaggggttaaatacatacctGAAGCCGGGTGGAGTGGCAAAAGGGCCTAAGTGTTCTGGCACGGGGCCTGAGGAACGGGTAACGGGCCTGAGGCCAACTGCAGAGAGCATTGCGTtcaaagcgagagcgagagagaacaagccacaactattttagttgctcctgtaaatCAAGTTCCAATCAAAtaccccctgattaaaggcggtgagggggggcaccaaaaccgacaaacttaaacaaaataaagtatatccttccttaggtaaggagaccagaactgtgcacactactccaggtgtggtctcaccagggccctgtataattgcagtaagacggctTTGCTCTTATACAGGTGCAAGGTCCCCAATCCAGAATTCTGACAACCgcaattgtctgaaaaccggattTCGACAatagtggttcaaattaaaatgtggttgccggggggtgacgatgcactccagtccctccggcgcccacctctcacggaaggccgccagCGTACCGGTGGGCAGGAGAACAAGCTACAAAAAGGTCAAAGGCCAGTCCTTTGTCCAGATTATCCTTCCTCTTGAAAAGGAGCCAACTCGGTCCGAACAGATCACCGGGAGGAGGGGGATGCACTTGTTCGTTCTCTCTACGACTTCACCATGTTGTCAGTGTAGAGACCCACGTTCCTGGTGACGTGACTGCCCACGTTCCTGGTGACGTGGCTGGACTTGCAGTCCGCGGCACCGCCGCACGGGCGATCGAAGCGGGGGAACTCTGTCCTCTTGGTGTGCACCGCCATGACGCAGGCGCTGTAGCCGAgcagcggcggcggcggcggcgacgCCGACGAGGGTTGCCTGGCAACGGGCAGGCTCAGCGTCAATCCCGCGGCGGGAAGGCCCGCGACGGCGCGGATGGGGCGCGGTCCCCGGTCGGCGATGACGACGGCGTCGGAGGTGGCGGCGGTGCCGGCCTCGGGGCAGCCGCGTTTGTGCTGGGGCCTCGGCGTTGGCGGGGCCCCCTCGGGCAGGGGGCCGCCGCCGCCGCCCCTCCCGCCGCCCTCCTTCCTGGCGCTGCCGAACAAGAGGGCGAACGGGTTGAAGGGGCCGGCGGCGGCGGCGGCCAACTTGCCCCGCAGGCCCGGCAGCTTGGGCGGGGCGGCCGGCGacaacgacgacgacgacgacgacgacgaggaGGGGGCCTGGTGGCAGCTGAAGCGCGGTGGGCCCGAGGTGTAGGCCGACTTGACGTCCAGCGAGAAGGAGCGCTTCATGCAGCCGGCGCCCGGCGAGAGGCGGAGCTGGCCCAGCCCGCGGTGCAGGTCTGCCGGCTCCGGCCGGCCCTCCTCCCCTGTGTCGCGGCCGGCTCCGGCACCCGCTCGTTGTCCTGGAAAGCTCGGGCTGGGAAAAGCAGGGGCGAATATTTCGACCTCTTCTTCGCCAGTTTCCGGCTGGGAGGTTCGTTCTTTCATCGAGGCGTTCTCGGGCTGCAGGAGACTTTGCTTCAGGTAGGCCGACGTCCGATGGAGCTGAATGGTCTTTTCATAATCCACCAACTGACCCAGAAAGTTGAAGTTTGGAGATATAGAGGGTCTCCGCTCTTTAACAAATCTGATCGAGACAAACAAAATTATTCTACAATTACAAAAAAGAAAGCATAAGAAGTATCCAACCGTGGTtagatcacacctagagtactacctctgacacctgggagtccctggccaaagaccagtccgccctaagtggaggaagtgcatctgggaggacgctgagcacctcgggtcttgtcgccgagagcatgcagaaatcaagcgcaggcagcggaaggagcgtgcggcaaaccagtcccacccaccccttccctcaaccactctctgtcccacctgtgacatggactgtggctctcgtattggactgttcagccagctaaggactcattttaagagtggaagcaattcttcctcgattccgaggggctgcctatgatgatggtaccacacctggagtactgcgtacagttctggtcgcaatattataaaaaggatatcaaggcactggagagggtgccgagAAGATttccaaggacgataccagaaatgcgaggatgcacccatcaggagaggatgaacaggctgggtctcttttctcttgaataaagaaggctgaggggtgaccgtatagaattatgaaagattttgatagagtggatacagagagagtgtttccacttgtggggaagagcataactagaggccatcaatataagatagtcaccaagaaatccaatcaggaattcagaagaaacttctttacccagagagtggtgaaaatgtggaactcactaccacagggagggattgaagcgaatagtatcgatgcatttatgtggaggctggacaagcatatgagggagaagggaatagatcgagaattggctggctaacagaaagcaaagagtcgggataaatgggtccttttcgggttagaaatcggtggttagtggtgtgccacagggatcggtgctgggaccacaactgtttacaatatacataggtgacctggaagaggggacagagtgtagtgtaacaaaatttgcagatgacacaaagattagtgggaaagcgggttgtgtagaggacacagagaggctgcaaagagatttagataggttaagcgaatgggctaaggtttggcagatggaatacaatgtcggaaaatgtgaggtcatccaccttgggaaaaaaaacagtaaaagggaatattatttgaatggggagaaattacaacatgctgcggtgcagaggggcctgggggtccttgtgcatgaaactccaaaaagttagtttgcaggtgcagcaggtaatcaggaaggcgaatggaatgttggccttcattgcgagagggatggagtacaaaagcagggaggtcctgctgcaactgtacagggtattggtgaggccacacctggagtactgcgtgcagttttggtcacctttcttaaggaaggatatactaactttggaaggggtacagagacgattcactaggctgattccggagatgagggggttatcttatgatgatagattgagtagactgggtctttactccttggagttcagaaggatgaggggtgatcttatagaaacatttaaaataatgaaagggatag
The DNA window shown above is from Pristiophorus japonicus isolate sPriJap1 chromosome 19, sPriJap1.hap1, whole genome shotgun sequence and carries:
- the LOC139230284 gene encoding dual specificity protein phosphatase 8-like yields the protein MAGDKKPVRAIEADQLAAMLQGRKEKALVIDCRPVADYSILHVLTAVNACCSKITSDREPLAELLQPSPTGMMEGLEAKALVLYDQETKDTQGPPASDIISILLRQLEKQFSNVYFLKGGFVEFSSCFPSLCEGKSHSFLTSSISQPCLSTCDVGPTQILPYFYLGSQNDVLNKDLMVENRITHILNVSSNCPKPSFIPDGHFLRIPVNDSYCESLLPWLNKSVEFIDTVRVMKCRVLVHCLAGISRSAAIAIAYVMRTMDLSLDDAYRFVKERRPSISPNFNFLGQLVDYEKTIQLHRTSAYLKQSLLQPENASMKERTSQPETGEEEVEIFAPAFPSPSFPGQRAGAGAGRDTGEEGRPEPADLHRGLGQLRLSPGAGCMKRSFSLDVKSAYTSGPPRFSCHQAPSSSSSSSSSLSPAAPPKLPGLRGKLAAAAAGPFNPFALLFGSARKEGGGRGGGGGPLPEGAPPTPRPQHKRGCPEAGTAATSDAVVIADRGPRPIRAVAGLPAAGLTLSLPVARQPSSASPPPPPLLGYSACVMAVHTKRTEFPRFDRPCGGAADCKSSHVTRNVGSHVTRNVGLYTDNMVKS